In Setaria italica strain Yugu1 chromosome IX, Setaria_italica_v2.0, whole genome shotgun sequence, the genomic stretch GATGCGGCCATGGCAGGTGCAATTGCTTATGTATTCCCAAACACAAGCCATCGTCTTTATTTGTGGCATATTTATCTAAATGCTGCTAAACATCTTGGTCATGTAATCCAGCAGCATCCAGAGAATTTTCTTCCTGATTTTAAGGGATGTGTGATCTGAGTTTTACTTCAACAAGAAGTGGGATGAATTGTTGTGTGAGTACAACCTTAAGGACAACGAATGGATGTTAAACCTATATGATTTGAGGACAAAGTGGGCTACTATATACCGTGACTAATTTACAGCTGATATGAACTCCACTCAAAGAAGCGAAGGTACAAATAACGTATTCAAGAAAAGATTTCATAGGAAATTGGGTATTTCGAAACTACTTGAAGATGTGACAAGATTTCTCCAATCACGTCGAAAGAGCCCAGTTGCACACATACCTGTTTTGAAGACCATGGTCGAGTCATATACAAACCGGATGTATAAAGAGTTTCAGGAAGAATTTAATGAACAATTTTCATTCTCTTGTAAATTGTTACACACTGAGGGGTCGATTTTGACATATACGATTACACATATGTACTCTGATTATGGAGCAACGGTTGTGTTCAACAAAGCAGATATTACCATTACATGTGCTTGCAAAAAATACGAATCCATAGGTACGTACAATTTTTTATTGCAATAGTATAGTTTATTATACAAATTAATGAAATATGATATCCGCATATAGGTCTACTGTGCAAGCATGCCCTCAAAGTCTTCAATGCAAATGATGTTTTCTTGTTGCCATCTCAATACATATTGAACAGatggacaaaatatgcaaagagaGGATTCTATATTGAGAAATAAGGATCTGAGAAGGAAAGCTTGAAAACGCATGCTGCACGTATTGCACAAAAGGCGACATCCATTGCATTGAAGTGTTCCTGTCCAAAGAACTTCTTGTTGATTTGGAGAATGCCATAGATAAGTTGGACTTGGAAGCAGATAATTCTCTAAGCAGGATGCAACAAAAAGCCAGTGAGATCCCTCTAATTTTAACTAACTGTGTTACAGACACATTAAGAGGTAAAATATCATTTAGAATTTCTCGGGTGATGAAAGGTCCAAAGAGTAAACGAGGGACCATCTCCCTAGAAAAgaataaagggaaaaaaagaaaagtggtaAAGGGAAAGGTACTAATCATATTAATTCTACATGTTTTTATCTATTATATGCCAGTATAGTTAACTTGATATGTTTGAATACAGGACAAGATTCAACAACTGCAGAAGAAAATAGATACGAAGTATACGAAGGTGCTGATCTAGACCAATTTATCGTAAGTCATATGTGTTGGACTATATCCACTTTTCATATTTGATTTCCTTATATGCAACTATTTATTGGTAATTTCATTTTCTATGGTACAGGATCTTAATGATGGTGAAAAGAATGTTAACAGTATGATGCTAAACTCTGCAAATGATGTGTATGGACAATCTTCATCCATGGCTGCTCCATTGATCCAAGGTGGATATGCTAATGTCATAAATGCCACAATTTAATATGTACAGTGATTCTTCTACCGTGGGCGCTCCTTGTATCCAAGGAGGATATACAAATCTCTTAATTGGAGTTGATCGAGATGCCACGTTACAGCCTGTTGTTAAGAAATTAAATTTTGGTGGAATGCCAAATTAAGAAAACATGTAACCTTTGTTGTGTTACGcataattttatttggatttgtaTTATGTCAGTTGGTATCATGTAACTCATTTATATTGTTTGATAACAATCACATCACACTCATGTAACTCATTTATATTGTTTAATAACAATTACTTCACATTTTATGGACCCGTCATTCTTTTGCATGTACCACTCTTTAGATCTAACCTTTTTCAGATTATGGAATATCCCACATCACTATTTGCTTACTAGCAAATCGAGTCGTTGGTGCGGGCTCGTCTTCCGCCGGCTCCAGGGGCACGCGCGCGAGGGGCTCGTTCGTGCCAGGTCGCCCTAACTAAGGCCTGGTTTGATTCGTTGCTTATTTTTAatcacccgtcacatcgaatgtttagatactaattaggagtattaaacgtagactatttacaaaatttattacataagcggaggctaaacggcgagacgaatctattaagcctaattagtccatgatttgacaatgtgttgctacagtaaaccgCAGCTATCGGGGAAAGATAGGctttaataggttcgtctcgcggtttagcctccactttatgtaatgggttttgtaaatagcctacgtttcatactcctaattagtatctaaacatttgatgtgacacttgctaaaaataagaaagggaaccaaacacccctatacCCTATACAGGTACCGAGCCTCTGCGAGCCGAACTGGGGTGTCATGCAGAAGCGAGCgagcggcaacggcggcggatTCTTTTTCGATCGACGTGTCGCACATCACCACGGGGGTCCGCAGGACTCTGCACCTAATTGTTTTTCCTGGCTTTCAATCACCTCGTGTGGTGTGAGAACTGAAGTGGGAATCATTTcgacaaagaaacaaaaaagtgaAAATTGAAAACACATCAATGGGCAGCAGCGATGCGaacttttcaatttttttcatggAGGGGGCAGGTACAGTACAAACACGCCTCCTCAAGGCCCCTCGTGAACCAACCACAGACCAATCACATGCCATCCCTCGGTGTCACCAACCAAACCCAACGCCAAAAAGAATCACGGAAAAACAACGCACAGTGATCTGCAATTAGTTCGGAGATTTCAGAGGGCGATGCCTTCCAAGTCGACAGCGAGCACTCTGGCGAGCGCCTCGAGCCCGacgccctcgtcgccgtcccctccgccggcgacgcggaTCATGGCGCGTACCTCCTCGTCGGCCGCGGGCATCCCGGCCCACCCGAGGTACGCCTTGAGGTCCTCGAACCCGACCTTGCCGTCCCCGTCCCGGTCCATGAGCCGGAACGCGTCCTCCATCGCGGACCCtctccccgcggcggcggcggtcgtggCGCGGCTGGCCAGCAGGCGCTCGAACTCGTCGTACTGCACGAAGCCGTCgcggtcggcgtcggcggccgcgaTCATGGCCgcgaggtcgtcgtcgtcgaactGCTCGCCGGCGGTGGTCCCCGCGGCGGCGTAGAAGGACTTGAGGTCCTCCCGGCTGATGCGGCCGTCCCGGTCCGCGTCCAGCACGTCGAACGCCGGCCtcaggtcgccggcggcgcccgcgacgacggcggagagATCGAGGCCCAGGTACCTCCCCGTGGGGCACATGGTCTCGCCTGCCCGCCGCGCGAGGAGAGGCTGGAGGCGCGAGGTGGGAAGAGAAGTCGAGAACTCGGGAACAGTCTAGAGCCCTGGATCCAAAGGCACGCGCTGCTCTCGCGGAGGTCGCGGCTAATTGCGTCTTGTGCTATTCCCAGCGGAGGGGAGGCCGCCATTTATAGACATGAGGGAGGTGGACTGTCCCGTCATCGAGGACGTTGCTCGTGAACCCGGTCCAGGAACGAGCGAACTGCAAGCGGACTCCATCTCACTGACGCCGTGGGCCGGTTGCTTTTGCTCGTCCGAGAGTCCGGTGCAGGGCGGAGTGGTGgacggggtgtttgggaggcgcTGACATGTCAACGCGGCAGGGAGATACTTGCATTAATTCGTTGATTGGTTGGCTTGACCGCTCGAGGTCTGGAGAGAGCTTGCGGCGCAAGGAGCTTGCTTGACAGGGGGCCGGGGTCCCGCGGGGTTGGACCAGGCCGAACGGGATGACGTGTAGGGTGACGTCTTGAGGTCAGCCGTCTTCCGCCGCTGAGATCTTCGGTGGCGTCAATCACAGGGGATACCACCGCCCCCAGCAATTCTCTGAGACCGTTCCCGGGCGCTGCCGCGAGCGCGCTGCTGTTGCTTTCGAGGGAAAGCTGGGGCGTAACTACCAGCGAGCGCCAGCACGTGTGTTCTCATTAACAACAAAACTTGCGTGGCCACGTCGCCGCCTTACGTTTGAAAAGGATACCGCATCATTTGACTTAGCAAAAAATGACTTGTTTATCGTTTTGAATCTGATGACAGCCTCGACGCAACTTAACTGTTGATTTCTGTGGAGGCGGAGTATGGTGCTCCAaaacttctccttttctttttctttttgccccATCACTGACGgtagagaaaaaaaaagcttcCATTTCACGCCGGGGAATCCATCAACGTCAGAGTTACTGTGAGAGAATAAGCACGTCCCCCACGAAGGGCGGGTGCCCGGCGCGCATATGCTTTGCTATGCCTGGACGAGAAGGACGCGACGTGGCAGCGTGGTCACTTGGCAGACGACGAGTGATCCACGCCCGCCATTTGCTAGGAGACGGTCGCCACGCTCACATGCCGTCCGGCGTTCGCTACGCGACGACCGTCACAGTAGACCGGTCCAAATCTACTTTGGCACGGTCTGTACTGTCACGGCCTGGCTCACCGTAGGACGGCGGTGGAGGACAGGTTCACATGGTTTGGCAGAGAGCGTGACCGGACGTTCGCGAGAGCAACAAACGGACGGCGACGAGTTACAGTGACCAGTGACTTGAGAGGGCACTACCGAGgccttgtttgggaggaggggttaaaatttagtcttggctaaaatttagccccctcagatgaaagggctaaaatttagcaccttgGGTGTTTGGAAAGAGggataaagtttagcacctcttctgtaaaaTGTCCCTTTTGCCCCTGCTGTGCTGCCCCTCCCACCGTTTTTCTCTCAGATCCCAGCAAAGGAACTGGGGTAGGAGGGTGCAGTTGGagagctccggcgggatggTGCCGCCGAGGGAGAGCCCCGAGAGTGCTTGCTTGTAGACGCGGCCGTTGTTGTAGGTGACGCCATCCCGCCGAGGGAGAGCCCCGGGAGTGCTTGCTTGTAGACGCAGCCGTTGttgtaggtgatgccctggagGTGCGAGAAGAAGCTGTTGCACGGCGCCGAGAAGGACGCCTTAGTCCAGTTGCGGAGGCCGTCGACGAGGTCGGAGAGGGACTGGTGGAGGTGGGACAGGCACCGCTCGTCGTCGGGgtcggcggcgcagaggaggaagagcgcTGCAGCGAAGGCGGCAGCGAGGTGGTGTCAGGACATTGGGGAACGGTGCTGCACCGCTGCTGAAATCAAGCAGATGTGGAGGGAGATGCCTGCCTGCCACTGCCGCGCGATTGCTCGCCCTCATCCGCTGCTCGCCTACGCCGCGAGAGCTCGACAGCGAAGGAACTGTGGCCGGTCGGGCTAGgatctggcggcggcggtagtgGCGGGGCCGGTCGGGCTCGGATCcggtcgcggcggcggtggcggggtcgggcggaggcgaggcgaggcgggtCGGGGGCAcggcgggcgaggcggtggcagcggggtcggccggaggcgacgggaccggcgggcgaggcggaggaggcgggcggaggcggctggcCGGGCCGAGCTTGCCCACGGGGAAAGTTGGCGCCAGGCCAAACAGCAGTGGCGTGACCGGGCGGAGGGCGACGGGGCGGGCCGGAGAaggcaggcggaggcggcgggccgaATCCAGCggagaggaggccggcggcggcggagggaaggcggcggtggcggggccggcgaggcgaggcggggcCGAGCGGCgcgtgcggggaggagagagaggggaggggtgcGGCGCGCATGCGGGAGTGGGAGGAGAAAGAAGGGTGCGGGAGTGGGAGGAGAGAGTAGGGGTACTGGGTGGAAAAATGGAtgaggggaccacttttagcacttctagtccattttagcaccccttgagaggctaatggattatggggggctaaaatttagccctccattttagcctaggtgtttgggagcactagtGACTAAAAGTGattaaaatgggggtgctaaaatttagcaacccctctcccaaacacccctaataCCAAAAGGTACGACCTATATTTTCGAGATGAATTTAGCAACCTGATAACTTCATT encodes the following:
- the LOC101777573 gene encoding calmodulin, producing MCPTGRYLGLDLSAVVAGAAGDLRPAFDVLDADRDGRISREDLKSFYAAAGTTAGEQFDDDDLAAMIAAADADRDGFVQYDEFERLLASRATTAAAAGRGSAMEDAFRLMDRDGDGKVGFEDLKAYLGWAGMPAADEEVRAMIRVAGGGDGDEGVGLEALARVLAVDLEGIAL